In the genome of Chloroflexi bacterium ADurb.Bin180, one region contains:
- the hmp gene encoding 3-ketosteroid-9-alpha-hydroxylase reductase subunit has translation MKISIRGFLLDMLAFQGLSKQRQKRIASASAEPMPVHPVNRLAQEIHPDRLRLIVDSVKDETRSSRTFRLVPDRASGFTALPPFRAGQYLSLKVAANGVRITRPFSISSAPYEALGPQGYYDLTIKRVADGFLTPYLWDNWKAGTAIESSAPTGFFYHEPLRDAHQIIGLAGGSGVTPFRSMAREIVHGSLDAELVLLYGSSAEDDILFYDELKALEREAEGRVRIVHVLSCEKVTLPGCEAGFITADLVRRYGDVDQGTLFVCGPQAMYDFSRGELATLNLPRRRVRWEAFGEVKNIARHPAFPPQAVGTTHRIKVQVNGVSAEVPASATETVLVALERAGLEPPSQCRSGECGYCRSLLLSGDIFIVPETDGRRAADCEFGYFHPCSSYPLSDLEVRVPQTP, from the coding sequence ATGAAGATCAGCATCAGAGGATTCCTGCTCGATATGCTCGCCTTCCAGGGTCTGAGCAAACAGCGCCAGAAGCGCATCGCCAGTGCCTCGGCCGAGCCAATGCCCGTCCATCCGGTCAACCGGTTGGCACAAGAGATCCATCCCGACAGGCTCAGACTGATCGTCGACTCGGTCAAGGACGAGACCCGCAGCAGCCGCACCTTCCGCCTGGTTCCTGATCGGGCCAGCGGGTTCACCGCCCTGCCGCCCTTTCGCGCCGGTCAGTACCTCAGCCTCAAGGTCGCGGCCAACGGTGTGCGCATCACCCGGCCGTTCTCCATCTCATCGGCACCCTACGAGGCACTCGGGCCGCAAGGGTACTACGACCTCACGATCAAGCGCGTGGCCGACGGGTTCCTGACTCCGTACCTGTGGGACAACTGGAAGGCTGGCACGGCCATTGAGAGCAGCGCGCCGACCGGTTTCTTCTACCACGAGCCGTTGCGCGATGCACACCAGATCATCGGCCTGGCTGGCGGGTCCGGAGTAACCCCCTTCCGTTCGATGGCCCGCGAGATCGTGCACGGCAGCCTGGATGCGGAACTGGTGCTGCTCTATGGCAGCAGTGCCGAAGACGACATCCTGTTCTATGACGAGCTCAAGGCTCTCGAGCGGGAAGCGGAGGGCCGGGTGCGCATCGTCCACGTCCTGAGCTGCGAGAAGGTCACCCTGCCGGGCTGCGAAGCCGGTTTCATCACTGCCGACCTTGTGCGCCGCTACGGCGATGTGGACCAGGGCACCCTCTTTGTCTGCGGGCCGCAGGCGATGTACGACTTTAGCCGGGGGGAGCTGGCTACACTCAACCTGCCTCGCCGTAGAGTGAGATGGGAAGCCTTTGGTGAAGTCAAGAACATCGCCCGCCATCCGGCTTTTCCGCCGCAGGCCGTGGGCACGACCCACCGTATCAAGGTCCAGGTCAACGGAGTGAGCGCAGAAGTGCCGGCCAGCGCTACCGAGACGGTCCTGGTCGCGTTGGAGCGAGCCGGGCTGGAGCCGCCCTCGCAGTGCCGCTCCGGGGAGTGCGGCTATTGCCGGTCCCTGCTGCTCTCCGGAGACATCTTTATCGTTCCAGAGACCGACGGCCGGCGTGCAGCGGACTGCGAGTTTGGGTACTTTCACCCCTGCTCGAGCTATCCGCTGTCGGATCTCGAAGTGAGGGTGCCACAGACGCCATGA
- the recQ gene encoding ATP-dependent DNA helicase RecQ: protein MGYSPVESDRYGPIQVPEQEKLSLLDAAREMFGFEHLLPGQAEIMHCVARGEDVLAILPTGGGKSLTYQLPSLRDTTGCTLVISPLIALMKDQVDKLPRGVSHLATAINSSLEGDELHRRLEGVERGKYRLVYAAPERLRQPSFIHSMRRGGVNRLVIDEAHCVSMWGHDFRPDYLHIAESRRLLGQPPLLALTATAPPGVRNDILQRLGPMRVVSGEVLRSNLRFEVIQLRNQDEKLQSLLDICSHEPGAGIVYAGTRARCEELASLLRSQGVTAIHYHAGIEDRARAQEEFMSGRARVIVATIAFGMGIDKPDIRFVLHFEPSSSLESYYQEAGRAGRDGLPSRCVLLYARADQGTLRARSKRDALGVKLLRGTLAAIKKQVEPATVGRVVLDDLRRDLQVDETPVRVAISLLEQAGLIRRGPDIPRCLTLWMACPLGARDRDLESFCRACGLQPRQRVECDPLEVARVAGLDPATIEERIWNGCASGSLSCRASARDMLLELRQTPRDAQERIGALLDQYEQVREQRVNEMVAYANTRHCRHGHICTYLSGYGPQRCKACDNCVPRPVAPRIDLMAEWEQMLVILRVAGRGWGRRKLIFVLRGDAAAPASALDGPGFGALAFRSEPALEHLIDRLLAAGFLQARRLEHGGVALRLTPSGTRALQHPEAVRALTEAPTTCHTAEPTHTLDAEWSEDAEALYQRLRQWRLERARAKGVPAFMIAHDALLRRIAAAHPRSEQALSQISGIGPHKLQEYGTELLALINQ from the coding sequence ATGGGCTATTCTCCTGTGGAATCTGACCGGTACGGACCAATTCAGGTGCCTGAGCAGGAAAAACTGTCCCTGCTGGACGCGGCGCGTGAGATGTTTGGCTTTGAGCATCTTCTTCCCGGCCAGGCTGAGATCATGCACTGTGTAGCACGAGGGGAGGACGTGCTGGCGATACTGCCTACGGGTGGCGGCAAGTCGCTCACCTACCAGCTGCCGTCGCTGCGTGACACCACTGGCTGCACACTGGTCATCTCGCCCCTCATCGCTCTGATGAAGGACCAGGTTGACAAACTCCCGCGCGGAGTGTCGCACCTCGCCACGGCGATCAACAGCTCGCTGGAAGGGGATGAGCTGCATCGACGCCTCGAGGGAGTCGAGCGAGGCAAATACCGCCTTGTCTACGCCGCGCCAGAGCGTCTTCGTCAGCCCTCCTTCATCCACAGCATGCGACGGGGCGGCGTAAACCGCCTGGTCATTGATGAAGCGCACTGCGTCAGTATGTGGGGGCACGATTTCCGCCCCGACTACCTGCACATCGCCGAATCCAGGCGACTCCTGGGCCAGCCTCCCCTGCTGGCCCTCACTGCCACAGCACCACCGGGCGTAAGGAACGATATCCTGCAGCGGCTTGGTCCAATGCGCGTGGTGAGTGGTGAGGTCCTGCGCAGCAACCTGCGGTTCGAGGTGATTCAGCTGCGCAATCAAGATGAGAAGCTACAGTCACTCCTGGATATCTGCTCCCACGAGCCGGGCGCGGGTATCGTGTATGCCGGAACCAGGGCGCGCTGTGAGGAGCTGGCCAGCCTGCTGCGCAGCCAGGGAGTCACTGCTATTCACTATCACGCCGGAATTGAAGACCGCGCCCGGGCGCAGGAAGAGTTCATGAGCGGGCGAGCGCGGGTCATTGTGGCCACGATCGCCTTCGGGATGGGAATTGACAAACCCGACATCCGCTTTGTTCTGCACTTTGAGCCTTCCAGCTCGCTCGAATCCTACTACCAGGAGGCCGGGAGGGCCGGACGAGACGGGCTTCCGTCCCGCTGCGTGCTCCTATATGCCCGAGCGGACCAGGGCACTCTGCGCGCGCGGTCAAAGCGCGATGCCCTGGGAGTGAAGCTTCTTCGCGGAACCCTTGCGGCGATTAAGAAGCAGGTGGAGCCGGCGACCGTGGGCCGAGTGGTCCTGGATGACTTGAGAAGGGACCTGCAGGTCGATGAAACCCCGGTCCGGGTGGCCATCAGCCTCTTGGAGCAGGCAGGGCTGATCCGGCGTGGGCCCGACATTCCTCGCTGTCTGACTTTGTGGATGGCCTGCCCGTTGGGCGCCAGGGACCGCGACCTCGAGTCCTTCTGTCGCGCCTGTGGGTTGCAGCCACGGCAGCGAGTCGAGTGCGACCCTCTCGAGGTGGCCCGCGTGGCAGGACTGGATCCGGCGACCATCGAAGAGCGAATCTGGAACGGTTGTGCTTCGGGAAGTCTGAGTTGCCGCGCATCTGCTCGTGACATGCTGCTCGAGCTGAGGCAGACTCCGCGAGACGCACAGGAACGCATCGGCGCCCTGCTGGATCAGTACGAGCAGGTTCGAGAGCAGCGGGTCAATGAAATGGTGGCCTACGCCAACACTCGCCACTGCCGTCATGGGCACATCTGCACCTACCTGAGCGGCTATGGTCCGCAACGCTGCAAAGCCTGCGACAACTGCGTGCCCAGGCCTGTCGCACCCCGTATCGACCTGATGGCGGAATGGGAGCAGATGCTCGTCATCCTGAGGGTCGCCGGCCGCGGCTGGGGGAGACGGAAGCTCATCTTCGTCCTGCGAGGAGACGCCGCCGCGCCCGCTTCGGCCCTAGATGGGCCAGGCTTTGGAGCTCTGGCCTTTCGCTCTGAGCCGGCGCTGGAGCACCTGATCGACCGACTGTTGGCGGCGGGTTTTCTCCAGGCGCGGCGGCTCGAACACGGGGGGGTTGCGTTGCGGCTCACACCGTCAGGGACCCGTGCGCTCCAACACCCTGAGGCGGTCCGTGCACTGACGGAAGCTCCAACAACTTGCCATACGGCGGAGCCCACCCATACGCTCGATGCTGAGTGGAGCGAGGACGCGGAAGCCCTCTACCAACGCCTGCGCCAGTGGCGGCTCGAACGCGCCAGGGCCAAGGGTGTGCCGGCGTTCATGATTGCCCACGATGCACTCCTGCGCCGTATTGCCGCAGCGCATCCGCGCAGCGAGCAAGCACTGAGCCAGATCAGTGGCATAGGCCCGCACAAGCTCCAGGAATACGGTACAGAGCTGCTGGCGCTCATCAACCAGTAG
- the pheS gene encoding Phenylalanine--tRNA ligase alpha subunit, whose protein sequence is MLDQLHEMETKALAELAASQTEAALEQWHVAFLGRKGALTELLRGIGRLSAQERPAFGQEANRVKVALEQAYEQRAVAMRQAASQLQLAREQVDVTLPGRPVGPGHEHVSTRTLREIYDIFAAMGFQVVEAPEVETDINNFQLLNMPPHHPARDMWNTFHTTREGLLLRTHTSPGQIRVMRERCPEPIRVILPGKCYRYEQVTARHESMFYQVEGLAVGERLTMGDLKGTLISFSRQMFGPERKVRFRASYFPFTEPSAEVDIDCVLCGGKGCRVCKNSGWLEILGCGMVHPNVLRNGGYDPAHYTGFAFGMGPERIAMLKYGIDDIRYFFANDLRFLQQFV, encoded by the coding sequence ATGTTGGATCAACTGCACGAAATGGAAACCAAGGCATTGGCCGAGCTGGCGGCGAGCCAGACCGAGGCTGCTCTGGAGCAATGGCACGTGGCCTTCCTCGGCCGCAAGGGTGCCCTGACCGAGCTGCTGCGCGGCATCGGCCGCCTGTCCGCGCAGGAGCGGCCGGCCTTTGGCCAGGAGGCCAACCGGGTCAAAGTGGCCCTGGAGCAGGCCTACGAGCAAAGGGCTGTGGCCATGAGACAGGCAGCGTCACAGCTCCAGCTCGCGCGCGAGCAGGTCGATGTGACCCTACCCGGTCGGCCGGTGGGACCCGGTCACGAGCATGTCAGCACCCGCACCCTGCGCGAGATCTATGATATCTTTGCCGCGATGGGGTTTCAGGTAGTCGAGGCACCAGAAGTCGAAACCGACATCAACAACTTTCAGTTGTTGAACATGCCGCCGCACCACCCTGCCCGCGACATGTGGAATACGTTCCATACTACCAGGGAAGGATTGCTGCTGCGCACGCACACCTCCCCGGGCCAGATTCGCGTGATGCGCGAACGCTGCCCGGAACCGATCCGGGTGATCCTACCGGGCAAGTGCTATCGCTACGAGCAGGTCACGGCGCGCCACGAGTCCATGTTCTATCAGGTCGAAGGCCTGGCCGTCGGTGAGCGCCTCACGATGGGCGACCTGAAGGGCACGTTGATCAGCTTTTCACGGCAGATGTTTGGACCAGAACGCAAGGTGAGGTTCCGCGCCTCCTACTTTCCCTTCACCGAACCCAGCGCCGAAGTGGATATCGATTGCGTTCTGTGCGGCGGCAAGGGCTGCCGGGTCTGCAAGAACAGCGGCTGGCTCGAAATCCTGGGTTGCGGTATGGTGCACCCGAACGTGCTGCGCAACGGTGGCTATGACCCCGCCCACTACACCGGCTTTGCCTTTGGCATGGGCCCCGAGCGCATCGCTATGCTCAAGTATGGCATCGACGACATTCGTTACTTTTTCGCCAACGACCTGCGCTTCTTGCAGCAATTCGTCTAG
- the pheT gene encoding Phenylalanine--tRNA ligase beta subunit: MKVPLKWLREFVDITLPVPELAERMTLAGMEVETIEYSGADWDRDKILVGQIVEIRPHPDADRLTIAVVDVGGAEPESVVTGATNLKVGDHGQKVVFARSGARLIDGHSEELRFVTLKPSKIRGILSAGMVCSEKELGLSDQHEGILMLPADAPVGMPLVDYLGDTVFDLDLNPNYARCLSVIGIAREVAALTGQRLRLTEPAMVSTGQAVEGQVGIEIADPDLCSRYSATLIKGVKVGPSPLWLERRLRLAGLRPVNNIVDITNYVMLELGQPLHAFDYQKLVQRAGGARPIITVRRVRPGEKLTTLDHVERQLEPSMLLITDTAGPIALAGVIGGLETEISDQTTEVLLEAANFDYLGNRKTSTLLHLPSEASLRFGRGIPPQITVPAATRATELMRQLAGGTIAAGVADAYPVQPAARIIDLPPNEVERLLGVPMGRNRIVESLSALGFECAPGTDGQPIRVTVPYYRLDVEIRADLVEEVARMIGYDQIPATLLRDELPPQRHNAALEAELKVHDILLGCGLTEVITYSLTNLDSVARLDPTGSAPDPSDYIRLANPLTPEREYLRRTLSNSLLETLRDNLRFTPRVSIFEVARVYLPVPEQGLPSEPRRVGIVMSGPRQQKHWSEPSPACVDYFDLKGVTETLLRRLRISEYAFQPLESPTYQSGRVARLVLAPGDVDAGILGEVNPAVRERFDLPAQRVCLAELDLEALLKRSPAVYRYETVGRFPATTQDLAVVVNEAVPAQQVRGCIERAGGRLLRSVELFDIYRGEQIPQGKKSLAYRLQYQAPDRTLTDDEVARQHGRIQRALETELEAQLRA; encoded by the coding sequence ATGAAAGTACCTCTGAAATGGCTCAGGGAATTCGTTGACATCACTCTGCCGGTGCCGGAGCTGGCCGAACGAATGACTCTGGCCGGCATGGAAGTAGAAACCATCGAATACTCCGGCGCGGACTGGGACCGAGACAAGATCCTCGTCGGCCAGATCGTAGAAATCCGTCCTCACCCGGATGCCGACCGCCTGACCATCGCCGTGGTCGACGTTGGCGGAGCGGAACCGGAATCCGTAGTCACCGGCGCCACCAACCTGAAGGTCGGCGATCACGGTCAGAAGGTGGTCTTTGCCCGCAGCGGCGCGCGCCTGATCGACGGCCATTCGGAAGAGCTGCGCTTTGTCACCCTCAAGCCCAGCAAGATCCGCGGCATCCTCTCGGCGGGGATGGTCTGCTCCGAGAAGGAACTGGGCCTGTCCGACCAGCACGAGGGCATCTTGATGCTGCCGGCGGATGCGCCGGTCGGCATGCCCCTGGTCGACTATCTGGGCGACACCGTCTTTGACCTGGATCTGAATCCCAACTATGCCCGCTGCCTGTCGGTCATCGGGATTGCGCGTGAGGTCGCAGCGTTGACCGGCCAGAGGCTGCGCCTGACCGAGCCAGCGATGGTCAGCACTGGCCAGGCGGTCGAAGGCCAGGTCGGCATCGAAATCGCCGACCCGGACCTGTGTTCGCGTTACAGCGCTACCCTGATCAAGGGAGTAAAGGTAGGTCCATCCCCGCTCTGGCTCGAGCGCCGGTTGCGGCTGGCTGGACTGCGTCCGGTGAACAACATTGTCGACATCACCAACTATGTCATGCTGGAACTGGGCCAGCCCTTGCACGCCTTTGACTACCAAAAGCTCGTGCAGCGCGCCGGCGGCGCCAGGCCGATCATCACCGTGCGCCGGGTGCGCCCCGGAGAGAAACTCACCACTCTGGACCACGTGGAGCGGCAGCTCGAGCCGAGCATGCTGCTCATCACCGACACGGCCGGACCCATTGCCCTGGCCGGAGTGATCGGCGGTCTGGAGACAGAGATCAGCGACCAGACCACGGAAGTGCTGCTGGAGGCGGCCAATTTCGATTACCTGGGCAATCGCAAGACCTCGACGCTGCTGCATTTGCCCAGTGAAGCATCGCTGCGCTTTGGCCGGGGCATCCCCCCGCAGATCACCGTCCCGGCGGCCACTCGTGCCACCGAGCTCATGCGCCAGCTCGCCGGCGGCACCATCGCCGCGGGCGTGGCCGATGCCTACCCGGTCCAGCCAGCAGCGCGCATCATCGACCTGCCGCCGAACGAGGTGGAGCGTTTGCTCGGCGTGCCGATGGGCCGCAACCGCATCGTGGAGAGCCTGAGCGCCCTGGGTTTCGAGTGTGCCCCGGGAACAGACGGACAGCCCATCCGCGTAACGGTGCCCTACTACCGGCTGGATGTCGAGATACGCGCCGACCTGGTCGAGGAGGTCGCCCGGATGATCGGTTATGATCAGATTCCGGCGACCCTGCTGCGCGATGAGCTTCCGCCGCAGCGGCACAACGCCGCCCTCGAAGCAGAGCTCAAGGTGCACGATATCCTGCTCGGCTGCGGTTTGACCGAAGTCATCACCTACTCGCTGACCAACCTGGACAGCGTCGCCCGCCTCGACCCCACTGGGTCGGCACCCGACCCATCAGACTATATCCGGCTGGCCAATCCGCTGACGCCGGAGCGCGAGTACCTGCGTCGAACGCTGTCGAATTCGCTGCTGGAGACGCTGCGCGACAACCTTCGTTTCACGCCGCGGGTGTCCATCTTTGAAGTGGCCCGGGTGTACCTGCCAGTCCCGGAGCAGGGGCTGCCCTCCGAGCCGCGGAGGGTAGGTATCGTGATGAGTGGCCCAAGGCAGCAGAAGCACTGGAGCGAGCCATCGCCTGCTTGCGTGGACTATTTCGACCTCAAAGGCGTGACCGAGACCCTGCTACGCCGCCTGCGCATCAGCGAGTATGCTTTCCAGCCGTTGGAGTCGCCCACCTACCAGAGCGGCCGGGTCGCGCGACTGGTGCTTGCACCGGGCGATGTTGACGCCGGCATCCTGGGCGAGGTCAACCCGGCGGTGCGAGAGCGTTTCGACCTGCCCGCTCAGCGGGTGTGCCTGGCCGAGCTGGACCTGGAGGCTCTCCTGAAGCGCTCCCCGGCGGTCTATCGCTACGAGACCGTGGGGCGATTCCCGGCCACCACCCAGGACCTGGCAGTGGTGGTCAACGAGGCTGTGCCGGCGCAGCAGGTGCGCGGCTGCATCGAGCGCGCTGGCGGCAGGCTGCTGCGCAGCGTAGAGCTGTTCGATATCTATCGGGGTGAACAGATTCCGCAGGGCAAGAAAAGCCTGGCCTACCGCCTGCAGTACCAGGCACCTGACCGCACCCTGACTGATGACGAGGTGGCGCGCCAGCACGGGCGCATCCAGCGCGCCCTGGAGACAGAGCTCGAGGCCCAGCTCCGGGCATAG
- a CDS encoding alanine racemase, translating to MLAAASIRKNAERLLASLPANVTLVAAVKGRTAEQVREVILAGVMHIGHNYVQEAEAMRPLLLESVQWHLIGHLQTNKAKKAVEFFDLVETVDSLRLARELDRRCAAVGRTMPVLIEVNSGSEEAKSGVLPENLDELLEGLSVLEHLSVQGLMTMGPRLGNPEDSRPYFRATRSAFERLARAGLAHVEMRMLSMGMSNSYLIAIEEGATMVRLGTLLFES from the coding sequence ATGTTGGCTGCTGCTTCGATCCGAAAGAACGCCGAGCGCCTGCTGGCCAGTCTGCCAGCGAACGTCACCCTCGTGGCCGCGGTGAAAGGGCGTACCGCGGAGCAAGTGCGCGAGGTCATCCTGGCCGGCGTGATGCACATCGGTCACAACTATGTACAGGAAGCGGAGGCAATGAGGCCTCTGCTTCTCGAGTCCGTTCAGTGGCACCTCATCGGACACCTGCAGACGAACAAAGCCAAGAAGGCTGTCGAGTTCTTTGACCTGGTGGAGACCGTGGACTCGCTGCGCCTGGCGCGAGAGCTCGACCGCCGCTGCGCAGCGGTTGGGCGCACTATGCCGGTTCTGATCGAGGTGAACAGCGGCAGCGAAGAGGCCAAGAGCGGAGTGCTTCCTGAGAACCTGGACGAGTTGCTCGAGGGTTTGAGCGTTCTGGAGCACCTGAGCGTACAGGGCCTGATGACCATGGGCCCGCGCCTGGGCAATCCCGAGGATTCGCGCCCTTACTTCCGCGCCACACGCTCTGCCTTTGAGCGTCTGGCCAGAGCGGGGCTTGCTCACGTCGAGATGCGTATGCTGTCGATGGGCATGAGCAATAGCTACCTCATTGCCATCGAAGAGGGCGCGACAATGGTCCGGCTGGGAACGCTGCTGTTCGAATCCTAA
- a CDS encoding haloacid dehalogenase-like hydrolase, translating to MKRLLTLLLVAAVLLSLVPLSAVSSVLVQHRVALPLVQGGKGFEPKYLQSPGWDPTVKARLNEMFDLYGKGSRTYNENDRPYAVFDFDNTTSILDVEEILIIYQVDHLRFAIHPDEMYEVLCTGVPNPETPMPNWKTQTGVPLSVSTVAHDAANAYKVLYDAGYVSIDGVDAATRAIYQATDEWKDFSSKIRWLYEAINDSYSADVGYPWITYLFTGMTPAQVNDLATDSHVYNFELSKDPAQWKSVAMALPSDGYVSLAGPLPISYKNGTTISPELKELYAALDYNGIDVWINSASYIDVIEAIAYQPEIFGLVGVDGVVAMTNKLVGGVYDNAYDYDLHPQTQAVGKSLTIDKIIRPLYHNRGPILGAMDSQGDFNFCTEYADTAVGLILNRQRSDDIAMLSAAAIYQKNHNVTVAQAVAAGDTLYLLQGRNENGGWLLPQPESINLGKTSAALFSAKGQQWYDQLVAGTSIRDLINHNTRLGAAYIGYKTRVQTQHLKSPGWDPTVKARLNEMFDLYGKASPSYTHDTRPYAVFDFDNTTSILDVEEILIIYQVDHLRFAIHPDEMYEVLCTGVPNPETPMPNWKTQTGVPLSVSTVAHDAANAYKVLYDAGYVSIDGVDAATRAIYQATDEWKDFSSKIRWLYEAINDSYSADVGYPWITYLFTGMTPAQVNDLATDSHVYNFELSKDPAQWKSVAMALPSDGYVSLAGPLPISYKNGTTISPELKELYAALDYNGIDVWINSASYIDVIEAIAYQPEIFGLVGVDGVVAMTNKLVGGVYDNAYDYDLHPQTQAVGKSLTIDKIIRPLYHNRGPILGAMDSQGDFNFCTEYADTAVGLILNRQRSDDIAMLSAAAIYQKNHNVTVAQAVAAGDTLYLLQGRNENGGWLLPQPESINLGKTSAALFSAKGQQWYDQLVAGTSIRNLINHNTRLGAAYIGYKTR from the coding sequence GTGAAACGTCTGCTGACGCTGCTTTTGGTTGCCGCAGTCCTGCTCTCGCTCGTTCCTCTCTCTGCAGTCTCCTCAGTTCTCGTTCAGCACCGTGTCGCGCTCCCGCTCGTTCAGGGAGGCAAAGGCTTTGAACCCAAGTACCTTCAGAGCCCGGGTTGGGACCCTACCGTCAAGGCCCGCCTCAATGAGATGTTCGATCTCTATGGTAAGGGCTCCCGGACCTACAATGAGAATGATAGGCCTTACGCCGTCTTTGACTTTGACAACACCACCTCCATCCTCGACGTCGAGGAAATCCTCATCATCTACCAGGTCGACCACTTGCGCTTTGCCATTCACCCGGATGAGATGTATGAGGTCCTGTGCACCGGCGTCCCCAATCCCGAAACGCCGATGCCCAACTGGAAAACCCAAACCGGCGTCCCCCTCTCTGTCTCTACCGTCGCCCACGACGCCGCCAACGCCTACAAGGTCCTCTACGACGCTGGCTATGTCTCTATCGACGGCGTCGATGCCGCGACCCGGGCCATCTACCAGGCTACCGACGAGTGGAAAGACTTTTCCTCCAAGATCCGCTGGCTCTACGAGGCCATCAACGACTCGTACAGCGCTGACGTCGGCTACCCCTGGATTACCTATCTCTTTACCGGTATGACTCCCGCTCAGGTCAACGACCTCGCTACCGATTCCCATGTCTACAACTTTGAACTCAGCAAGGACCCCGCCCAGTGGAAGTCCGTCGCTATGGCCCTCCCCTCCGACGGCTATGTCAGCCTCGCCGGACCTCTGCCCATCAGCTACAAGAATGGCACTACCATCTCGCCCGAACTCAAGGAACTCTACGCCGCCCTCGACTACAACGGCATCGACGTCTGGATTAACTCTGCCTCCTACATCGATGTCATCGAGGCCATCGCCTACCAGCCCGAAATCTTCGGCCTCGTCGGCGTCGACGGCGTCGTCGCTATGACCAACAAACTCGTCGGCGGTGTCTATGACAACGCCTACGACTATGACCTCCACCCTCAAACCCAGGCCGTCGGCAAGTCCCTCACCATCGACAAGATCATCCGCCCACTCTACCACAACAGGGGACCCATCCTCGGCGCTATGGACTCCCAGGGCGACTTTAACTTCTGCACCGAGTACGCCGATACCGCTGTCGGCCTCATCCTCAACCGCCAGCGCTCCGACGACATCGCCATGCTCTCCGCCGCCGCTATCTACCAGAAGAACCACAACGTCACCGTCGCTCAGGCCGTCGCCGCCGGCGATACCCTCTACCTCCTCCAGGGCCGCAATGAGAACGGCGGCTGGCTCCTCCCGCAGCCCGAGTCCATCAACCTCGGCAAAACCTCCGCCGCCCTCTTCTCCGCCAAGGGCCAGCAGTGGTATGACCAGCTCGTCGCCGGTACCTCCATCCGCGACCTGATCAACCACAATACCCGCCTCGGCGCTGCCTACATCGGCTACAAGACCCGCGTGCAGACCCAGCACCTCAAGAGCCCGGGCTGGGATCCTACCGTCAAGGCACGCCTCAATGAGATGTTCGATCTCTACGGTAAGGCCTCCCCGAGCTACACCCACGACACCAGGCCTTACGCCGTCTTTGACTTTGACAACACCACCTCCATCCTCGACGTCGAGGAAATCCTCATCATCTACCAGGTCGACCACTTGCGCTTTGCCATTCACCCGGATGAGATGTATGAGGTCCTGTGCACCGGCGTCCCCAATCCCGAAACGCCGATGCCCAACTGGAAAACCCAAACCGGCGTCCCCCTCTCTGTCTCTACCGTCGCCCACGACGCCGCCAACGCCTACAAGGTCCTCTACGACGCTGGCTATGTCTCTATCGACGGCGTCGATGCCGCGACCCGGGCCATCTACCAGGCTACCGACGAGTGGAAAGACTTTTCCTCCAAGATCCGCTGGCTCTACGAGGCCATCAACGACTCGTACAGCGCTGACGTCGGCTACCCCTGGATTACCTATCTCTTTACCGGTATGACTCCCGCTCAGGTCAACGACCTCGCTACCGATTCCCATGTCTACAACTTTGAACTCAGCAAGGACCCCGCCCAGTGGAAGTCCGTCGCTATGGCCCTCCCCTCCGACGGCTATGTCAGCCTCGCCGGACCTCTGCCCATCAGCTACAAGAATGGCACTACCATCTCGCCCGAACTCAAGGAACTCTACGCCGCCCTCGACTACAACGGCATCGACGTCTGGATTAACTCTGCCTCCTACATCGATGTCATCGAGGCCATCGCCTACCAGCCCGAAATCTTCGGCCTCGTCGGCGTCGACGGCGTCGTCGCTATGACCAACAAACTCGTCGGCGGTGTCTATGACAACGCCTACGACTATGACCTCCACCCTCAAACCCAGGCCGTCGGCAAGTCCCTCACCATCGACAAGATCATCCGCCCACTCTACCACAACAGGGGACCCATCCTCGGCGCTATGGACTCCCAGGGCGACTTTAACTTCTGCACCGAGTACGCCGATACCGCTGTCGGCCTCATCCTCAACCGCCAGCGCTCCGACGACATCGCCATGCTCTCCGCCGCCGCTATCTACCAGAAGAACCACAACGTCACCGTCGCTCAGGCCGTCGCCGCCGGCGATACCCTCTACCTCCTCCAGGGCCGCAATGAGAACGGCGGCTGGCTCCTCCCGCAGCCCGAGTCCATCAACCTCGGCAAAACCTCCGCCGCCCTCTTCTCCGCCAAGGGCCAGCAGTGGTATGACCAGCTCGTCGCCGGTACCTCCATCCGCAACCTGATCAACCACAATACCCGCCTCGGCGCTGCCTACATCGGCTACAAGACGCGCTAG